From the Acidobacteriota bacterium genome, one window contains:
- a CDS encoding DUF4388 domain-containing protein translates to MTDAFSGNLAQLKLIDVLRLLHASNRTGLLELTHDDGRTGEIYIESGQITHAMYEEYIGEEAIYNLFSWGAGMFRFRSGEVTDERTTSISTEEILLECVTYATEWESIRRVIPSPNTIFRLRSSWNQVREVSLRAEDWMVIQNMDGLRTVAEIAEITQLNELYTSKVIVRLFDLGLVEFVGEQEPEEEIIDSVPEELLLRIEKELTRAIGPMGPIVLDDSAESLGFKRSQLPRDMMPALAERLAEEIPDTVRRVNFQEAMLDIMQKLYE, encoded by the coding sequence ATGACAGACGCCTTCAGTGGAAATCTTGCTCAACTTAAACTCATTGACGTCTTGCGGTTACTGCATGCAAGCAACCGAACTGGGTTGCTTGAGTTAACCCATGATGATGGTCGGACCGGTGAAATTTACATCGAGAGCGGCCAAATCACCCACGCGATGTATGAAGAGTACATTGGCGAGGAAGCTATCTATAACCTCTTTTCCTGGGGCGCGGGGATGTTTCGCTTCCGGTCTGGGGAAGTTACTGATGAGCGAACCACCTCAATTTCGACCGAGGAAATTTTGCTGGAATGCGTGACATATGCCACGGAGTGGGAAAGTATCCGGCGGGTGATTCCGTCTCCCAATACCATCTTTCGCCTCCGCTCATCCTGGAATCAGGTTCGGGAAGTTTCACTTCGCGCCGAAGACTGGATGGTGATCCAAAACATGGATGGGTTGCGCACGGTGGCCGAAATCGCTGAAATTACCCAGTTGAACGAGTTATATACCTCGAAGGTGATCGTTCGACTGTTTGATCTGGGGCTGGTTGAATTTGTCGGCGAGCAAGAACCGGAAGAAGAAATCATTGACTCGGTTCCAGAAGAGTTGTTGTTGCGGATTGAAAAAGAACTAACTCGGGCCATTGGTCCGATGGGACCGATTGTGCTTGATGACAGTGCTGAATCGCTTGGCTTTAAACGGTCTCAGCTTCCACGCGATATGATGCCGGCCCTGGCCGAGCGTCTGGCGGAAGAAATTCCGGATACCGTACGCCGTGTCAACTTCCAAGAAGCCATGCTTGACATCATGCAGAAGCTGTATGAATGA